A genomic window from Pseudophryne corroboree isolate aPseCor3 unplaced genomic scaffold, aPseCor3.hap2 scaffold_424, whole genome shotgun sequence includes:
- the EMX2 gene encoding homeobox protein EMX2, with the protein MFQPTPKRCFTIESLVAKDSPLPAPRSEDPIRPAALSYANSSPINPFLNGFHPSGRGVYSNPDLVFAETVSHPQNPVHPVPPHHALAAHSLPTSHSPHPLFSTQQRDPSTFYPWLIHRYRYLGHRFQGNESSAESFLLHNALARKPKRIRTAFSPSQLLRLEHAFEKNHYVVGAERKQLAHSLSLTETQVKVWFQNRRTKFKRQKLEEEGSDSSQKKKGTHHINRWRIATKQASPEEIDVTSDD; encoded by the exons ATGTTCCAGCCCACCCCAAAGAGGTGCTTCACCATCGAATCGCTGGTGGCCAAGGACAGTCCCCTGCCAGCCCCCCGCTCCGAGGACCCCATCAGACCCGCTGCCCTCAGCTATGCCAACTCCAGCCCCATCAACCCCTTCCTCAACGGCTTCCACCCCAGCGGGCGAGGGGTCTACTCCAACCCGGACCTGGTGTTCGCAGAGACTGTGTCCCACCCGCAGAACCCCGTACACCCGGTGCCCCCACATCACGCCCTGGCAGCGCACTCCCTGCCCACCTCCCACTCCCCGCACCCGCTCTTCTCCACGCAACAAAGGGACCCGTCCACCTTCTACCCCTGGCTCATACACCGGTACCGATATCTGGGCCACAGGTTCCAAG GTAACGAGAGCAGCGCTGAGAGCTTCCTATTGCACAATGCTCTGGCCAGGAAACCGAAGAGGATCCGCACAGCCTTCTCCCCATCGCAGCTTCTGCGCCTGGAACACGCCTTCGAGAAGAATCATTACGTTGTGGGCGCAGAGAGGAAGCAGCTAGCGCACAGTCTGAGCCTGACCGAGACCCAG GTAAAAGTCTGGTTCCAGAATCGGAGGACGAAGTTCAAGCGGCAGAAGCTGGAGGAGGAGGGCTCGGACTCATCGCAGAAGAAGAAGGGCACCCACCACATTAATCGCTGGAGAATCGCCACCAAGCAGGCCAGCCCCGAGGAGATCGATGTCACATCGGACGATTAG